A window of Streptomyces sp. DG1A-41 contains these coding sequences:
- a CDS encoding SDR family oxidoreductase, which translates to MGNFLAGKVVAVTGAGRGIGRAVARAAAAEGAKVVVNDYGVAVDGASPTSEVAETVVKEIEAAGGDAVAVADDISTMAGGQRVVDVALSSYGRLDGVVCVAGILRERMLFNMTEEEWDPVVATHLKGTFTVFRAASAVMRKQRDGTLIGFTSGNHQGSVSQANYSAAKGGIISLVRSAALGLHKYGVTANAVAPVARTRMSAGVPMKLAEIGEPEDVAALVVYLLSDGAREQGITGQVYTVAGAKIAVWAQPRELRAAYAFGGWTVERIAEFLPGSVGVDPMPMLERVRETERAAREGERPNAQ; encoded by the coding sequence GTGGGGAACTTCTTGGCAGGCAAGGTCGTCGCCGTCACGGGCGCGGGGCGGGGCATCGGCCGGGCGGTCGCACGAGCGGCGGCCGCCGAGGGAGCGAAGGTCGTCGTCAACGACTACGGCGTGGCGGTCGACGGCGCCTCCCCGACCAGTGAGGTCGCCGAGACCGTGGTCAAGGAGATCGAGGCGGCGGGCGGGGACGCGGTCGCCGTCGCCGACGACATCTCCACCATGGCGGGCGGGCAGCGGGTCGTCGACGTGGCGCTGTCCTCGTACGGGCGTCTCGACGGTGTCGTCTGCGTGGCCGGGATCCTGCGGGAACGGATGCTGTTCAACATGACCGAGGAGGAGTGGGACCCGGTCGTCGCGACGCATCTGAAGGGCACGTTCACGGTGTTCCGGGCGGCCTCGGCGGTGATGCGCAAGCAGCGCGACGGCACGCTGATCGGCTTCACCAGCGGCAACCATCAGGGGTCGGTGTCGCAGGCCAACTACAGCGCGGCCAAGGGCGGGATCATCTCGCTCGTGCGGAGCGCCGCGCTGGGGCTGCACAAGTACGGGGTGACCGCGAACGCGGTGGCGCCGGTCGCGCGTACGCGGATGTCCGCGGGCGTGCCGATGAAACTGGCGGAGATCGGGGAGCCGGAGGACGTCGCCGCGCTGGTGGTGTATCTGCTGTCCGACGGGGCGCGGGAGCAGGGGATCACCGGGCAGGTGTACACGGTCGCCGGGGCGAAGATCGCGGTGTGGGCGCAGCCGAGGGAGTTGCGTGCGGCGTACGCCTTTGGCGGTTGGACCGTGGAGAGGATCGCGGAGTTTCTGCCCGGGTCGGTGGGGGTGGATCCGATGCCGATGTTGGAGCGGGTGCGGGAGACGGAGAGGGCGGCTCGGGAGGGGGAGCGGCCGAACGCCCAGTAG
- a CDS encoding cyclase family protein, with product MSLPDAFHDIAKRVNNWGRWGAADELGTLNLITDEVVREAAATVRTGRRIPLALPLRRDGVQTGMIPGRIDPLHVMVQINQELFGPDTVACSDDAVTMGLQAATHWDALPHVSHSGRLYNGRPASSITPHGGAEFSGIDKVRHLVSRGVLLDVARARGTNRLDGGYAVTPEDLDAAEELAGARVRAGDVALVRTGQVRLCLAGDRHAYAYPSPGLSIRTPEWFHARDVAAVANDTLTFEVFPPEVEDLWLPVHALHLVEMGMPQGQNWNFEELSTACGEAGRYVFLLTATPEPFTGATGSPVAPVAVL from the coding sequence ATGTCGCTGCCGGACGCGTTCCACGACATCGCCAAGCGCGTGAACAACTGGGGCCGTTGGGGAGCCGCCGACGAGCTCGGCACGCTGAACCTGATCACCGACGAGGTCGTCCGGGAGGCCGCGGCGACGGTCCGCACCGGCCGCCGGATCCCGCTCGCGCTCCCCCTCCGGCGCGACGGCGTCCAGACGGGGATGATCCCGGGGCGGATCGACCCGCTGCACGTCATGGTGCAGATCAACCAGGAGCTCTTCGGCCCGGACACCGTCGCGTGCAGCGACGACGCCGTGACCATGGGCCTCCAGGCGGCCACCCACTGGGACGCGCTGCCGCACGTCTCGCACTCGGGCAGGCTCTACAACGGCCGTCCGGCGAGCTCCATCACCCCGCACGGCGGCGCCGAGTTCAGCGGCATCGACAAGGTCCGGCACCTCGTCTCACGCGGAGTGCTGCTCGACGTCGCCCGGGCCCGGGGCACCAACCGGCTCGACGGCGGGTACGCCGTCACGCCCGAGGATCTGGACGCCGCCGAGGAACTGGCCGGCGCGCGGGTGCGGGCCGGTGACGTCGCGCTCGTGCGGACCGGACAGGTCCGGCTCTGTCTGGCCGGGGACCGGCACGCGTACGCCTATCCGTCCCCGGGGCTGTCGATCCGGACGCCCGAGTGGTTCCACGCGCGCGATGTCGCGGCGGTCGCCAACGACACCCTCACCTTCGAGGTGTTCCCGCCCGAGGTGGAGGACCTGTGGCTGCCGGTGCACGCCCTCCACCTCGTGGAGATGGGGATGCCACAGGGCCAGAACTGGAATTTCGAAGAGTTGTCCACAGCCTGTGGAGAAGCGGGACGCTATGTGTTCCTGCTGACGGCGACACCCGAGCCGTTCACCGGGGCGACCGGCTCTCCGGTGGCCCCGGTCGCCGTCCTGTAG
- a CDS encoding ATP-binding protein, whose product MQLEIRPDPAEVGRARRWARSRLAGSGIQADEPLAETLILLVSELVTNAVVHTGRPAVLRLSLPHAVTEEVTVRLEVADRSGRAPVPRCADDDATGGRGLALVDGLADRWGWSVENTGKRIWCELDRCSKSSEAAAACGGGAVACGGGASFEGLAYEAV is encoded by the coding sequence GTGCAGCTGGAGATCCGGCCCGACCCCGCAGAGGTGGGGCGGGCCCGGCGGTGGGCCCGCTCCCGCCTGGCCGGGTCGGGCATACAGGCCGACGAGCCGCTCGCCGAGACCCTGATCCTCCTCGTCTCCGAGCTGGTCACCAACGCCGTGGTGCACACCGGCCGGCCCGCCGTGCTGCGGCTGTCCCTGCCGCACGCGGTGACGGAGGAGGTCACCGTCCGGCTCGAGGTCGCCGACCGCAGCGGCCGGGCTCCCGTGCCCCGGTGTGCGGACGACGACGCGACCGGCGGCCGGGGCCTCGCACTCGTCGACGGCCTCGCCGACCGCTGGGGCTGGAGCGTCGAGAACACCGGCAAGCGCATCTGGTGCGAACTGGACCGGTGTTCGAAGTCCTCCGAGGCCGCGGCGGCGTGCGGGGGCGGCGCGGTGGCGTGCGGCGGCGGGGCGTCCTTCGAGGGGCTGGCGTACGAGGCGGTGTAG
- a CDS encoding acyl-CoA dehydrogenase family protein, producing MRFRLTDDQRALRDGTRQLLARRFDGEVLRGAVGTPGRLDRALWRALGEAGFFALRLPEAEGGVGLGLPEAVLVFEEAGRALLPGPLAATHLAAGVVPGAATGEAVVSAVDGGLVEWLAQADVVRGDAAGAVPMRSLDPLTPLHRVPGGAAAGADPVAVLLTAAEQLGTAARVCELAVQHARAREQFGRPVGAFQAVAHLCAGMLVRSETARAAVYAAAVTADPVDIAAARLLADEAAVRGARDCLQVHGGMGFTWESEVHLHLKRAWVRTQRTGGVTESEEILAAALAAGSA from the coding sequence GTGCGCTTCCGGTTGACCGACGACCAGCGGGCGTTGCGGGACGGGACGCGACAGCTGCTGGCACGGCGCTTCGACGGGGAGGTGCTGCGCGGGGCCGTGGGGACCCCTGGGCGGCTCGACAGGGCGTTGTGGCGGGCGCTGGGGGAGGCCGGGTTCTTCGCGTTGCGGTTGCCGGAGGCGGAGGGCGGAGTGGGACTGGGGCTGCCGGAGGCCGTGTTGGTGTTCGAGGAGGCCGGGCGGGCGCTGCTGCCCGGGCCGTTGGCCGCCACCCATCTCGCGGCCGGTGTGGTGCCGGGAGCCGCCACCGGGGAGGCGGTCGTCTCGGCCGTGGACGGCGGGCTCGTGGAGTGGCTGGCTCAGGCCGACGTCGTGCGCGGTGACGCCGCCGGAGCCGTGCCGATGCGCTCCCTCGACCCGCTGACGCCGCTGCACCGCGTGCCCGGCGGCGCGGCGGCGGGCGCGGACCCCGTCGCCGTCCTCCTCACCGCCGCCGAGCAGCTCGGCACGGCCGCCCGCGTCTGCGAACTGGCGGTGCAACACGCCCGGGCGCGCGAGCAGTTCGGACGGCCCGTAGGGGCCTTCCAGGCGGTGGCACATCTGTGCGCCGGGATGCTGGTCCGGTCGGAAACGGCCCGCGCGGCGGTGTACGCGGCGGCCGTCACCGCCGACCCGGTCGACATCGCCGCGGCCCGCCTGCTCGCCGACGAGGCCGCCGTGCGCGGCGCCCGCGACTGTCTCCAGGTGCACGGCGGCATGGGCTTCACCTGGGAGTCCGAGGTTCATCTGCATCTGAAACGCGCATGGGTTCGAACCCAACGTACGGGTGGTGTCACGGAGAGTGAGGAAATTCTCGCGGCCGCTCTGGCGGCCGGATCGGCCTGA
- a CDS encoding acyl-CoA dehydrogenase family protein, with protein sequence MDLSDTPEEEEFRARLREWLAKTLPGLPPQPSPDDWPGRRAYDLGWQRRLYDAGYADVHWDASPATRLIFLEETEKAGAPYVGANFVGLLHAGPTIAAEGTDGQRARWLPPILRGEEIWCQGFSEPDAGSDLAALRTRAWRDGDDYVVTGSKIWTSHAEVADWCELLVRTDPGAPKHRGITWLAMPMDAPGITVRPLRTLAGSAEFAEVFLDGVRVPAANRVGDENDGWRVTMVTLSFERGTAFAGEVAACRRVLGELAVEARENGRWEDPALRRRLGGLHAEFRALWRLTQWNVSAAQASGGMPGVGGSVFKLRYSHARQELYAAAAEVLGADCLDLDRPWTLDRLSSLSYTIAAGTSQIQHSIIAERILGLPKGR encoded by the coding sequence ATGGACCTGTCGGACACCCCCGAGGAGGAGGAGTTCCGGGCCCGGCTGCGCGAGTGGCTCGCGAAGACGCTCCCCGGCCTCCCGCCCCAGCCGTCCCCCGACGACTGGCCCGGGCGGCGGGCCTACGACCTCGGCTGGCAGCGCAGGCTCTACGACGCCGGATACGCCGACGTCCACTGGGACGCCTCCCCGGCCACCCGGCTGATCTTCCTGGAGGAGACGGAGAAGGCGGGCGCGCCCTACGTGGGCGCCAACTTCGTGGGACTGCTGCACGCCGGCCCGACGATCGCCGCCGAGGGCACGGACGGACAACGGGCGCGCTGGCTGCCGCCGATCCTGCGCGGCGAGGAGATCTGGTGCCAGGGCTTCAGCGAACCGGACGCCGGCTCCGACCTCGCGGCCCTGCGCACGCGCGCGTGGCGCGACGGCGACGACTACGTGGTGACCGGCTCCAAGATCTGGACCTCCCACGCGGAAGTCGCCGACTGGTGCGAGCTGTTGGTCCGCACCGACCCCGGCGCCCCCAAGCACCGGGGCATCACCTGGCTGGCCATGCCCATGGACGCGCCCGGCATCACCGTACGGCCGCTGCGCACGCTCGCCGGGTCGGCCGAGTTCGCCGAGGTCTTCCTCGACGGGGTGCGGGTGCCGGCGGCGAACCGGGTCGGGGACGAGAACGACGGCTGGCGCGTGACCATGGTGACGCTGTCCTTCGAACGCGGCACGGCCTTCGCCGGCGAGGTCGCCGCCTGCCGCCGCGTCCTCGGTGAACTGGCCGTCGAGGCCCGCGAGAACGGCCGCTGGGAGGACCCGGCCCTCCGGCGCCGGCTGGGCGGGCTCCACGCCGAGTTCCGGGCGCTGTGGCGGCTGACGCAGTGGAACGTGAGCGCGGCCCAGGCGTCGGGCGGCATGCCGGGCGTCGGAGGCTCGGTCTTCAAGCTGCGGTACTCGCACGCCCGCCAGGAGCTCTACGCCGCCGCCGCCGAGGTACTGGGCGCCGACTGCCTCGACCTGGACCGCCCCTGGACGCTCGACCGCCTCTCGTCCCTGTCGTACACCATCGCGGCCGGCACCTCGCAGATCCAGCACAGCATCATCGCCGAGCGGATCCTCGGCCTGCCGAAGGGACGGTGA
- a CDS encoding amidohydrolase family protein, whose translation MATELPRIISVDDHVIEPAHLFETWLPAKYRDRGPKALTAGIGELAYIGGKYRITMDPDGPPTDWWIYEDLKFPYKRNIAAVGFDRDEMTLEGITRQEMRPGCWDPKERLKDMDLNHVEASLCFPSFPRFCGQTFAEAHDKEVALACVRAYNDWMVQEWCGDSGGRLIPLCLIPLWDVELAVAEIRRNAARGVKAVTFSEIPTHLGLPSIHSGYWDPFFAVCQETGTVVNMHIGSSSQMPAASPDAPPAVQASLSFNNAMASMMDFLFSGVLVKFPRLKLAYSEGQMGWVPYALERADDVWEEHRAWGGVRDTIPEPPSTYYYRQIFCCFFRDKHGVASLDVVGRDNATFETDYPHVDSTFPHTKEVALDHVKGLDDETVYKLMRGNAIRMLDLDLDR comes from the coding sequence ATGGCGACCGAACTGCCCCGCATCATCAGCGTCGACGACCACGTGATCGAGCCGGCCCACCTCTTCGAGACGTGGCTGCCGGCCAAGTACCGCGACCGCGGCCCCAAGGCGCTGACCGCCGGGATCGGTGAACTCGCCTACATCGGCGGCAAGTACCGGATCACGATGGACCCGGACGGCCCGCCCACCGACTGGTGGATCTACGAGGACCTGAAGTTCCCGTACAAGCGCAACATCGCCGCCGTCGGCTTCGACCGGGACGAGATGACCCTGGAGGGCATCACCCGCCAGGAGATGCGGCCCGGCTGCTGGGACCCGAAGGAACGGCTGAAGGACATGGACCTCAACCATGTCGAGGCGAGCCTCTGCTTCCCGAGCTTCCCGCGGTTCTGCGGACAGACCTTCGCCGAGGCGCACGACAAGGAGGTCGCCCTCGCCTGCGTGCGCGCCTACAACGACTGGATGGTTCAGGAGTGGTGCGGGGACAGCGGCGGGCGACTCATCCCGCTGTGCCTGATCCCGCTGTGGGACGTCGAGCTGGCGGTCGCGGAGATCCGGCGCAACGCCGCGCGCGGGGTGAAGGCCGTGACCTTCTCCGAGATCCCCACCCATCTCGGGCTGCCGTCCATCCACTCCGGCTACTGGGACCCGTTCTTCGCGGTCTGCCAGGAGACCGGGACGGTCGTCAACATGCACATCGGGTCCTCGTCCCAGATGCCGGCCGCCTCCCCGGACGCCCCGCCCGCCGTCCAGGCCTCGCTCAGCTTCAACAACGCGATGGCCTCGATGATGGACTTCCTCTTCAGCGGGGTGCTGGTGAAGTTCCCGCGCCTCAAACTCGCCTACAGCGAGGGGCAGATGGGCTGGGTCCCGTACGCCCTGGAGCGCGCCGACGACGTCTGGGAGGAGCACCGCGCCTGGGGCGGTGTCCGCGACACGATCCCCGAGCCGCCGTCGACGTACTACTACCGGCAGATCTTCTGCTGCTTCTTCCGCGACAAGCACGGAGTGGCGTCCCTGGACGTGGTCGGCCGGGACAACGCCACCTTCGAGACGGACTACCCGCACGTCGACTCGACCTTCCCGCACACCAAGGAGGTCGCCCTCGACCATGTGAAGGGCCTCGACGACGAGACGGTCTACAAGCTGATGCGCGGCAACGCCATCCGGATGCTGGACCTGGACCTCGACCGCTGA
- a CDS encoding AMP-binding protein produces MNETPHALSSSRTLWELVTRRAALTPDRSLFLQDDRPGRRTLTFGGLRTRAERVAAGLYGMGVRPGTVVAWQLPTRIETALLSFALARLGAVQTPVIPFHRDREVGFALRESKAEFFAVPGEWRGFDHTRMARRLGAKGVFEAYDDLPDGDPSVLPPPPSDGTAVRWIYWTSGTTSTPKGVLHTDRSLLSGGSCLAHALRPTADDVGSIAFPYAHIGGPDYTVMLLLYGFPAVLFEQFALPEALEAYRRHGVTVAGGSTAFYSMFLAEQRKQPGVPIVPSLRLLAGGGAPKPPELYHAVVREMGVRLTHGYGMTEVPMITMGAPDDTPELLATTEGRPPEGMEIRIVDGEVRLRGEAVCRGYLDPGQTAEAFDEEGFLRTGDLGRLTDTGHLVLTGRLKDVIIRKGENISAQEIEDLLHRHPAVGDVAVIGLPDAARGELVCAVVEQPPGAEALTLAAATAFLRAEGLSVHKLPERLEVVDALPRGETLRKVLKYKLRERYADT; encoded by the coding sequence GTGAACGAGACCCCGCACGCCCTGAGTTCGTCCCGCACGCTGTGGGAACTGGTCACCCGGCGCGCCGCCCTCACTCCCGACCGGTCCCTCTTCCTCCAGGACGACCGACCTGGGCGGCGCACGCTCACCTTCGGCGGCCTGCGTACGCGTGCCGAGCGGGTCGCGGCCGGCCTGTACGGCATGGGCGTACGCCCCGGCACGGTGGTCGCCTGGCAGCTGCCCACCCGTATCGAGACGGCCCTGCTCTCCTTCGCGCTGGCCCGCCTCGGCGCCGTGCAGACCCCGGTGATCCCCTTCCACCGGGACCGCGAGGTCGGCTTCGCGCTGCGCGAGTCGAAGGCGGAGTTCTTCGCGGTGCCGGGCGAGTGGCGGGGCTTCGACCACACGCGGATGGCACGGCGGCTCGGCGCGAAGGGCGTCTTCGAGGCGTACGACGACCTGCCGGACGGCGACCCGTCCGTGCTGCCTCCCCCGCCCTCCGACGGCACCGCGGTCCGCTGGATCTACTGGACGTCCGGCACGACCTCCACCCCCAAGGGCGTACTGCACACGGACCGTTCGCTGCTCTCGGGCGGCTCCTGCCTCGCCCACGCCCTGCGGCCCACGGCGGACGACGTGGGGTCGATCGCCTTCCCCTACGCCCACATAGGCGGGCCCGACTACACGGTGATGCTGCTGTTGTACGGCTTCCCGGCGGTGCTGTTCGAGCAGTTCGCGCTGCCGGAGGCGCTGGAGGCCTACCGGCGGCACGGGGTGACGGTGGCGGGCGGGTCGACGGCGTTCTACTCGATGTTCCTGGCGGAGCAGCGCAAGCAGCCGGGCGTTCCGATCGTCCCCTCACTGCGACTGCTGGCGGGGGGCGGGGCGCCCAAGCCGCCGGAGCTGTACCACGCCGTCGTACGCGAGATGGGCGTGCGGCTCACCCACGGCTACGGCATGACCGAGGTGCCGATGATCACCATGGGGGCACCGGACGACACCCCCGAGCTGCTGGCGACGACCGAGGGGCGGCCGCCGGAGGGGATGGAGATACGGATCGTGGACGGGGAGGTGCGGTTGCGCGGGGAGGCCGTGTGCCGGGGCTATCTGGATCCGGGGCAGACGGCCGAGGCCTTCGACGAGGAGGGGTTCCTGCGCACGGGCGACTTGGGCCGCCTGACGGACACCGGGCACCTGGTCCTCACCGGCCGGCTGAAGGACGTGATCATCCGCAAGGGCGAGAACATCTCGGCCCAGGAGATCGAGGACCTGCTGCACCGGCATCCGGCGGTCGGGGACGTGGCGGTGATCGGGCTGCCGGACGCGGCGCGCGGGGAGTTGGTGTGCGCGGTGGTGGAACAGCCCCCGGGAGCCGAGGCCCTGACGCTCGCGGCCGCGACCGCCTTCCTGCGCGCCGAGGGACTCTCCGTGCACAAGCTGCCGGAGCGGCTGGAGGTGGTGGACGCCCTTCCGCGGGGCGAGACCCTGCGGAAGGTGCTGAAGTACAAGCTGCGCGAGCGTTATGCGGACACGTGA
- a CDS encoding EF-hand domain-containing protein, with translation MVSSEYERRIAARFATFDQDGNGYIDREDFYGAAKALLMEFAVAARSDKGQALYGGAEGFWQGMAGIADRDGDQRITREEFVGGAVKRLRDNPDRFAEIARPFLHAALDVADTDGDGAATVEEAARVLKCLGVSEDIAGTAAATLDADGDGKVGEAEVVSAFARYFTVPE, from the coding sequence ATGGTCAGCAGCGAGTACGAGCGCAGGATCGCCGCCCGGTTCGCCACCTTCGACCAGGACGGCAACGGCTACATCGACCGCGAGGACTTCTACGGCGCGGCCAAGGCGCTGCTCATGGAGTTCGCCGTAGCGGCCCGGTCCGACAAGGGGCAGGCGCTGTACGGCGGCGCCGAGGGCTTCTGGCAGGGCATGGCCGGGATAGCGGACCGTGACGGCGACCAGCGCATCACGCGCGAGGAGTTCGTGGGCGGCGCGGTCAAGCGCCTTCGCGACAACCCCGACCGCTTCGCCGAGATCGCCCGTCCCTTCCTGCACGCGGCCCTGGACGTGGCCGACACCGACGGCGACGGCGCGGCGACGGTCGAGGAGGCCGCCCGCGTCCTGAAGTGCCTCGGCGTCTCCGAGGACATCGCCGGCACGGCCGCCGCCACGCTCGACGCGGACGGGGACGGCAAGGTCGGTGAGGCCGAGGTCGTGTCCGCCTTCGCCCGCTACTTCACCGTGCCCGAGTAG
- a CDS encoding STAS domain-containing protein: protein MVVTFKVTGGEQGGWAVLQVSGELDLVTSPVLRQRVHDAVAEGHHCLVLDLSEVFFCDSSGVGVLIAARRLIRSCQGRLRLVLPARGAADGSHVNRVLGALGVRRLFDVYGDLDAALGDEGEPLSA, encoded by the coding sequence GTGGTGGTGACCTTCAAAGTGACCGGCGGTGAGCAGGGCGGATGGGCCGTGCTCCAGGTGTCGGGCGAGCTGGATCTGGTGACGTCGCCGGTGCTGCGTCAGCGTGTGCACGACGCGGTGGCCGAGGGGCACCACTGTCTCGTACTCGACCTGTCCGAGGTGTTCTTCTGCGACTCCAGCGGCGTCGGCGTGCTCATCGCCGCCCGCCGTCTGATCCGCTCCTGCCAGGGCCGGCTGCGCCTCGTGCTGCCCGCCCGGGGCGCGGCCGACGGGTCCCATGTCAACCGGGTCCTCGGCGCGCTGGGCGTACGCAGGCTCTTCGACGTGTACGGCGATCTGGACGCGGCCCTGGGTGACGAGGGCGAACCCCTGTCCGCGTGA
- a CDS encoding sigma-70 family RNA polymerase sigma factor, translating to MAKRDVPPRWDRKMQQRLARGEAAALGELYDRFASLVHGLAHRVLGDERAADGITREVFIHVWEHPDAYDPRQGPLRTWVAALTHRLAVQRLRATETAALAREGSGTTEELERKVRRASVAARADYIVQSMPVPLRSALERAYFQRRDYRQTATDLGITEDEARRRLRLGLQLLSTAHDSEAPGAPPGYGGAV from the coding sequence ATGGCGAAAAGGGACGTACCGCCCCGCTGGGACCGCAAGATGCAGCAGCGGCTCGCCCGCGGGGAGGCCGCCGCCCTCGGTGAGCTCTACGACCGGTTCGCCTCCCTCGTGCACGGCCTCGCCCACCGCGTCCTCGGCGACGAGCGCGCCGCCGACGGCATCACGCGCGAGGTCTTCATCCACGTCTGGGAGCATCCGGACGCCTACGACCCCAGACAGGGCCCTCTGCGCACCTGGGTCGCCGCACTGACCCACCGCCTGGCCGTCCAGCGCCTGCGCGCCACCGAGACCGCCGCCCTCGCCCGCGAAGGCTCGGGCACCACCGAGGAACTGGAGCGCAAGGTGCGCCGGGCCTCGGTCGCAGCCCGCGCCGACTACATCGTCCAGTCCATGCCGGTTCCGCTGCGCTCGGCCCTGGAGCGGGCCTACTTCCAGCGCCGCGACTACCGCCAGACCGCCACCGACCTCGGCATCACCGAGGACGAGGCCCGCCGCCGCCTCCGCCTGGGCCTGCAACTCCTGTCCACCGCCCACGACTCCGAGGCACCCGGCGCACCACCCGGATACGGGGGTGCGGTGTGA
- a CDS encoding zf-HC2 domain-containing protein, with product MNGPDRFEAYDDAGDDGHEEKDNAQSESGIRGECGESTHNTDAPGLPSGPDGTSTPGGPVGSGHGDGQEPGRPPRIPTPRASVEDSGLPLPALEELGDAASPPPVRPVFEHPVLKALLGAWALAACSAEEATAVEEHLGECGACADEARRLREAVGLLHRPDSLDLDPGLRTRVLESCLERRPPRIPVPDWAAAYDAETARLDALLQDFGDAEWHAPVRLRWFRADEATSRRTTVAGVIAHLLSVDGLVAIALGLDDPLGDVTPRRPTPAARTEAYWRASHFPPTRAVRGPWREQGHNLVRTVSFTGSGVGGMPVPYGDFELPLHDAMLDRAFECWVHAEDIADAVDYPYDPPSPRHLHRMIDLAARMLPDALAHRRRTGLAAPAPHRHLVTAGEPGRSLRLEIEGSGGGEWLIPLDSPAAKGSPEHEVAHVALDGVEFCRLAAGHVPPQEAAAGQVGDGEAIRDFLFAAASLSRM from the coding sequence GTGAACGGGCCGGACCGGTTCGAGGCGTACGACGACGCGGGCGACGACGGGCACGAGGAGAAGGACAACGCCCAGAGCGAAAGCGGCATCAGAGGCGAATGCGGCGAAAGCACGCACAACACGGATGCCCCCGGCTTGCCTTCAGGACCGGACGGGACGAGCACCCCCGGCGGACCGGTCGGGTCCGGCCACGGCGACGGGCAGGAGCCCGGGCGTCCGCCGCGGATCCCCACGCCCCGGGCCTCCGTCGAGGACAGCGGGCTGCCGTTGCCCGCGCTGGAGGAACTGGGGGACGCGGCATCGCCGCCGCCCGTACGGCCCGTGTTCGAGCACCCCGTGCTGAAGGCCTTGCTCGGCGCCTGGGCGCTGGCCGCGTGCTCGGCCGAGGAGGCCACGGCCGTCGAGGAGCACCTCGGCGAATGCGGCGCGTGTGCCGACGAGGCGCGGCGGCTGCGCGAGGCGGTCGGACTGCTGCACCGCCCCGACAGCCTCGACCTGGACCCGGGCCTGCGCACGCGGGTCCTGGAGTCCTGCCTGGAGCGCCGCCCGCCGCGCATCCCGGTGCCGGACTGGGCCGCCGCGTACGACGCCGAGACCGCGCGCCTGGACGCCCTGCTCCAGGACTTCGGCGACGCCGAGTGGCACGCCCCGGTACGGCTGCGCTGGTTCCGGGCCGACGAGGCCACGAGTCGCCGTACCACCGTCGCCGGCGTCATCGCGCATCTGCTCAGCGTGGACGGGCTGGTGGCGATCGCGCTGGGCCTCGACGACCCGCTGGGCGACGTCACGCCCCGGCGCCCGACCCCGGCGGCCCGCACCGAGGCGTACTGGAGGGCCTCCCACTTCCCGCCCACCCGCGCCGTGCGGGGGCCCTGGCGGGAGCAGGGCCACAACCTCGTCCGCACGGTGTCCTTCACGGGCAGCGGCGTCGGCGGGATGCCGGTGCCGTACGGCGACTTCGAACTGCCCCTGCACGACGCGATGCTCGACCGGGCCTTCGAGTGCTGGGTGCACGCGGAGGACATCGCGGACGCGGTCGACTACCCGTACGACCCGCCCTCGCCGCGCCATCTGCACCGCATGATCGACCTGGCCGCCCGCATGCTGCCGGACGCCCTGGCCCACCGCCGCCGCACCGGCCTCGCGGCACCCGCCCCCCACCGCCACCTCGTGACAGCGGGCGAACCGGGCCGCAGCCTCCGCCTGGAGATCGAGGGCTCGGGCGGCGGCGAGTGGCTGATCCCCCTCGACTCCCCCGCCGCGAAGGGCTCCCCCGAACACGAGGTGGCCCACGTGGCCCTGGACGGTGTCGAGTTCTGCCGCCTGGCAGCGGGCCACGTGCCCCCGCAGGAGGCGGCAGCGGGCCAGGTGGGAGACGGGGAGGCGATCAGGGACTTCCTGTTCGCGGCCGCGTCACTGAGCAGGATGTGA